A window from Heteronotia binoei isolate CCM8104 ecotype False Entrance Well chromosome 15, APGP_CSIRO_Hbin_v1, whole genome shotgun sequence encodes these proteins:
- the LOC132583168 gene encoding vomeronasal type-2 receptor 26-like, whose translation MTADFDFSSEIYHRHLDIQVFNGALSFALHLTEVQDFQNFLQSLNPFGEGDGFIRTFWQQAFDCVFPDTDVGDETMNSCTGEEKLESLPGPFFEMIMTSQSYSVYNAVYAVAYALHAMFSSRNKYGIKADGSKLEHPKPQPFQVVPLAVCNENCLPGYSTKRKEGEPFCCYDCAPCPEGKISNQKDMNYCFKCPEDHYPNKDQNGCLSKNLNVLSFDEPLGISLAVWALCLSLTTAVVLGIFIKHQNTPIVRANNQNLTYTLLFSISLCFLCSLLFIGQPHFLICLLRQIAFGVIFSVVISCVLAKTITVVLAFMATKPGSWMRKWVGERAAISIVLCLSFIQVIICMTWLFLDPPYPDFDTHSLAKEIIVQCNEGSVGMFYYVLGYLGFLAIVSFIVAFFARTLPDSFNEAKFITFSMLLFCSLWASFVPTYLSTKGKYMVAVEIFSILASSAGLLGFIFFPKCFIMVLRPELNCKAQLSRKKSITISEFPNSTVVTRHRSTEPSTPGCLAS comes from the exons ATGACGGCCGATTTTGATTTTTCATCAGAAATATATCACAGACATCTCGACATACAAGTCTTTAATGGTGCTTTATCATTTGCACTTCATCTCACTGAAGTTCAAGATTTCCAAAACTTCCTTCAAAGCCTGAATCCCTTTGGTGAGGGAGATGGTTTTATCAGAACTTTCTGGCAGCAGGCATTCGACTGTGTATTTCCAGATACTGATGTAGGTGATGAGACAATGAATAGCTGTACTGGAGAAGAGAAGCTGGAGAGCCTTCCTGGCCCTTTTTTTGAAATGATCATGACAAGCCAAAGTTACAGTGTTTACAATGCTGTCTATGCCGTGGCCTATGCTCTACATGCCATGTTTTCATCCAGAAACAAATATGGAATCAAGGCAGATGGGAGCAAGCTGGAGCATCCAAAGCCACAGCCATTTCAG gTTGTTCCCCTTGCTGTGTGTAATGAGAACTGTCTACCAGGTTACAgcacaaaaagaaaagaaggagaaccgTTTTGCTGTTACGAttgtgctccatgcccagaaggaaAGATTTCAAACCAGAAAG aTATGAATTACTGTTTCAAATGCCCAGAAGATCATTATCCCAACAAGGATCAAAATGGATGCCTTTCAAAGAATCTCAATGTTCTGTCTTTTGATGAACCATTGGGCATAAGTTTGGCTGTTTGGGCTCTGTGTCTTTCTCTGACCACAGCTGTGGTGCTGGGAATCTTCATTAAGCACCAGAATACACCCATTGTCAGAGCCAATAATCAGAATCTTACCTACACTCTGCTTTTCTCCATCTCGCTCTGCTTCCTCTGCTCTTTGCTATTCATTGGCCAGCCTCACTTTCTGATCTGCCTTCTACGACAAATTGCTTTTGGCGTCATTTTCTCAGTGGTTATTTCATGTGTCTTGGCAAAAACCATCACTGTGGTTTTGGCTTTCATGGCCACTAAACCGGGGTCATGGATGAGGAAATGGGTGGGAGAAAGAGCTGCCATCTCTATTGTTCTTTGTCTATCATTCATTCAGGTGATTATTTGCATGACTTGGCTATTTCTTGATCCCCCATACCCAGATTTTGACACACACTCGCTAGCAAAAGAAATTATAGTACAATGCAATGAAGGATCTGTTGGAATGTTTTATTATGTTCTGGGCTACCTGGGGTTTCTTGCAATTGTCAGCTTCATTGTGGCTTTCTTTGCTAGAACACTGCCCGATTCCTTTAATGAAGCCAAATTTATTACTTTTAGTATGCTGCTGTTTTGCAGTCTGTGGGCGTCATTTGTCCCAACTTATCTTAGTACCAAAGGAAAATACATGGtagctgtggagatcttctccatcttggcctccAGTGCTGGATTACTAGGCTTCATCTTTTTCCCAAAATGCTTTATAATGGTCCTAAGGCCTGAATTAAACTGCAAGGCACAGCTATCAAGGAAAAAATCAATCACAAT ATCGGAGTTCCCTAATAGCACGGTTGTGACCCGGCACCGGTCCACAGAGCCCTCAACACCGGGCTGCTTGGCATCATAA